One window of Candidatus Hydrogenedentota bacterium genomic DNA carries:
- a CDS encoding TolC family protein → MTRSTLSRAVCLLMVSSMLHAGCATSHYKEAADKEAYGILGQKSAGVPNMEPEFSIDTDKAWEPLAGLPVLEDAGRPMGPPELPPETGYPVLPLEKALEIAVRNSRTYQNEKELLYLTALDLSLNRHQFGPRFSATASGDYARDTTVGTGPSDLTEHVANARSVASAIDALTGTPADLITAYADLVESAGAVTGADEAQTIIDHERSVSGQTRIGVSQLLKGGGLFALTLTSNFLRFVTGDPGTATASTLAASFTQPLLEGAGRDIAAESLTQAERDVLYAIRDFTQFRKDFIVRTVNSYYNVLQRKDIARNTWQSYQSFLVSVKREGALAREGRSTQENLGRLEEASLDNRGRWVASVQSYQQALDQFKIDLGLPTDVKLVLDDNELHELGERGILHPAITDDEAIQVALVSRLDYLNSRDQVEDSARKVKVAANALKPGLDLVLAADVDSIGQDNFQRLDFRSADWSAGLNLDLPLDRKAERNALRESLIAQERTVRAFTLAEDTIKLDVRSGRRTLEQAKLEFEIAQKSIELGKRRVREQELLAELGQGTAINLVDAQNDLTSAQNDLTSALIAHTIARLEFWRDMGILYIKEDGNWEEVKDGPGSEVVVEGAAAPEAAPTTPEAAPAEAGSAPVEEGAATP, encoded by the coding sequence TTGACGCGATCCACCCTATCCCGCGCCGTCTGTCTGCTGATGGTTTCCAGCATGCTCCACGCCGGCTGCGCCACCAGCCACTACAAGGAGGCGGCGGACAAAGAAGCTTACGGCATCCTCGGGCAGAAGTCGGCGGGCGTTCCCAATATGGAACCCGAGTTCAGCATTGATACGGACAAGGCCTGGGAGCCCCTGGCGGGCCTGCCGGTTCTGGAGGATGCGGGCCGACCGATGGGGCCGCCGGAGTTGCCCCCGGAAACGGGATACCCCGTGCTGCCGCTGGAGAAGGCGCTGGAGATTGCGGTGCGCAACAGCCGCACCTACCAGAATGAGAAGGAATTGCTGTACCTCACAGCCCTGGATCTCTCGCTGAACCGGCACCAGTTCGGCCCGCGCTTCTCGGCCACGGCCTCGGGGGACTATGCGCGCGACACGACGGTGGGTACAGGGCCCTCGGACCTCACGGAGCACGTGGCCAATGCGCGGAGTGTCGCGAGCGCCATCGATGCCCTTACCGGTACCCCTGCAGATTTGATTACGGCGTATGCCGATCTCGTGGAAAGCGCGGGAGCGGTAACGGGTGCCGACGAAGCGCAGACGATTATCGATCATGAGCGCAGTGTTTCGGGACAGACCCGAATCGGGGTCAGTCAGTTGCTCAAGGGCGGCGGACTTTTTGCCTTGACACTCACTTCAAACTTCCTTCGCTTTGTCACGGGTGACCCCGGCACTGCAACGGCCTCCACGCTGGCCGCTTCCTTCACCCAGCCGCTGCTGGAGGGTGCGGGCCGCGATATTGCGGCCGAGAGCCTGACCCAGGCCGAGCGCGATGTGCTTTATGCGATTCGGGACTTCACCCAATTCCGCAAAGACTTCATCGTCCGCACCGTGAACAGTTATTACAACGTGCTCCAGCGCAAGGATATTGCCCGGAATACGTGGCAGAGTTACCAGAGCTTCCTGGTGAGTGTGAAACGGGAAGGCGCGCTCGCGCGCGAGGGACGATCCACCCAGGAAAACCTGGGCCGCCTTGAAGAGGCATCGCTGGACAACCGGGGCCGCTGGGTGGCTTCGGTGCAGAGTTACCAGCAGGCGCTGGATCAGTTCAAGATCGATCTGGGACTCCCCACCGACGTGAAGCTGGTGCTGGACGACAACGAGCTTCATGAACTGGGTGAGCGCGGAATTCTCCATCCGGCGATCACGGATGACGAGGCCATCCAGGTGGCGCTGGTTTCCCGGCTCGACTATCTGAACTCCCGGGACCAGGTGGAAGACAGCGCGCGTAAGGTCAAAGTCGCGGCAAACGCCCTTAAGCCGGGACTCGACCTGGTGCTCGCGGCGGACGTCGATTCCATCGGCCAGGACAACTTTCAGCGGCTGGACTTTCGGTCGGCGGACTGGTCGGCGGGTTTGAACCTGGATTTGCCGCTGGATCGCAAGGCGGAACGCAACGCCCTGCGGGAATCGCTGATTGCGCAGGAGCGGACAGTGCGGGCCTTCACACTGGCGGAGGACACCATCAAGCTGGATGTGCGTTCCGGTCGACGGACGTTGGAGCAGGCGAAGCTGGAGTTTGAGATCGCGCAAAAAAGTATAGAATTGGGTAAACGGCGCGTGCGCGAACAGGAGCTGCTCGCGGAGTTGGGCCAGGGCACGGCCATCAACCTGGTGGACGCTCAGAACGACCTGACCAGCGCCCAGAACGACCTGACCAGCGCGCTCATCGCCCACACCATCGCCCGCCTTGAATTCTGGCGGGATATGGGTATCCTGTATATTAAGGAAGACGGCAACTGGGAAGAAGTGAAGGACGGGCCGGGTTCCGAGGTCGTGGTGGAGGGCGCTGCCGCGCCCGAGGCCGCGCCGACCACGCCCGAAGCGGCACCCGCCGAAGCTGGCTCCGCGCCGGTGGAGGAGGGCGCGGCCACGCCGTGA
- a CDS encoding ABC transporter permease: protein MLGMVFGVASVIAMLSIGEGASAKALDDIKKLGSTNIIVNSVKPIEEAESSQNNRSSRSASIYGLLYSDVERVKRTFEAVTAVVPVKSLRKEGRLNDKSLELRLVGTSPLWFDLVQRPLLAGRSMTARDNDDFANVAVLTEYGARRLLATKNTIGQSLRLGGEYFEVIGIVESEGAASGDIQSLDENVDAYIPISVAKGRFGDMVTVMSTGSFQREVVELHQMIVSVRTNEEVEGTAKALETMLTRFHTKKDFTMSVPLTLLRQAEATKRTFNIVLGSIAAISLLVGGIGIMNIMLASVTERTREIGVRRAIGARRAQIILQFLIETVVLSVAGGLIGIIIGFLIPWGVTYFAGMPTIVTMSSLVLSAGISVAIGIVFGLYPAIRAANLDPISALRHE from the coding sequence ATGCTGGGCATGGTCTTCGGTGTGGCGAGCGTGATCGCCATGTTATCCATCGGTGAAGGCGCATCCGCCAAGGCGCTGGACGACATCAAGAAGCTGGGCAGCACGAACATCATCGTGAACTCGGTAAAGCCTATCGAAGAGGCGGAAAGCAGCCAGAACAACCGCAGCTCGCGCAGCGCCAGCATCTACGGGTTGCTCTACAGCGATGTGGAGCGCGTGAAGCGGACTTTTGAGGCGGTCACCGCCGTGGTGCCGGTTAAATCACTTCGCAAGGAAGGGCGACTTAATGACAAGTCCCTCGAATTGCGCCTGGTGGGTACGTCGCCGCTCTGGTTCGACCTGGTCCAGCGTCCTCTGCTCGCGGGGCGTAGCATGACGGCGCGTGATAATGACGATTTCGCCAATGTGGCGGTGCTCACCGAGTATGGTGCGCGGCGTCTGCTGGCCACGAAGAACACGATCGGCCAGTCGCTGCGGCTGGGCGGAGAGTATTTCGAAGTGATCGGCATCGTGGAGAGTGAAGGCGCCGCTTCGGGCGACATCCAGTCACTGGACGAAAACGTGGACGCCTACATCCCCATTTCGGTCGCAAAAGGCCGATTCGGCGACATGGTGACGGTCATGTCCACGGGCAGTTTCCAGCGCGAAGTCGTCGAACTCCATCAAATGATCGTGTCGGTGCGGACCAACGAGGAGGTGGAGGGCACGGCCAAGGCGCTGGAGACCATGCTGACCCGCTTCCACACGAAGAAGGACTTCACGATGAGCGTTCCGCTGACGCTTCTTCGCCAGGCGGAAGCGACCAAGCGCACGTTCAATATCGTCCTCGGTTCTATTGCCGCGATCAGTCTGCTGGTGGGCGGCATCGGCATTATGAATATCATGCTCGCTTCGGTTACGGAGCGCACCCGGGAGATTGGCGTGCGGCGGGCCATCGGCGCGCGGCGCGCCCAGATTATCCTGCAATTCCTCATCGAAACGGTCGTGTTGTCCGTAGCCGGTGGCTTGATTGGAATTATCATCGGCTTTCTGATTCCCTGGGGCGTGACCTATTTCGCGGGCATGCCCACGATTGTAACCATGAGCAGCCTGGTGCTATCGGCCGGCATCAGCGTGGCCATCGGCATTGTGTTCGGCCTCTATCCGGCCATTCGCGCCGCCAACCTTGACCCCATATCGGCCCTCCGCCATGAATAG
- a CDS encoding ABC transporter ATP-binding protein: MEAAVATEPGEAIITLDRVTKHYVMGNNVVRALDGVDLHFDRRGFYAIMGSSGSGKSTMLNLIGCLDRPTTGTYTLEGRNVGSLDDNELSDLRLKYIGFIFQSFNLIPQLTVRENIALPLFYQQKDPLERAEIAEHYAKEVGLEERLDHRPTELSGGQMQRVAIARALANNPSLILADEPTGNLDSKTGAQVMEILTNLNEAGKTLIMVTHEPDIAAHAKVVVHMKDGNVEDVKTLRR, from the coding sequence ATGGAGGCGGCCGTTGCGACCGAGCCGGGCGAGGCGATCATCACGCTCGATCGGGTGACCAAGCACTACGTCATGGGTAACAACGTGGTCAGGGCGCTGGACGGCGTCGATCTGCACTTTGACCGTCGTGGTTTCTATGCGATCATGGGATCCAGCGGCAGCGGGAAGAGCACCATGCTCAACCTGATCGGCTGCCTGGATCGGCCCACGACCGGCACCTATACCCTCGAAGGCCGGAACGTGGGGTCGCTGGACGACAACGAGCTGAGCGACCTGCGCCTGAAGTACATCGGGTTCATCTTTCAGAGTTTCAATCTGATTCCGCAGCTCACGGTGCGGGAAAATATCGCCCTGCCCCTCTTCTATCAGCAGAAGGATCCGCTGGAGCGTGCCGAGATCGCGGAGCACTATGCGAAGGAAGTGGGCCTGGAAGAGCGGCTGGACCATCGACCGACCGAGTTGAGCGGTGGCCAGATGCAGCGCGTGGCGATTGCCCGCGCGCTGGCAAACAACCCCTCGCTGATCCTGGCGGACGAGCCCACGGGTAACCTGGATTCGAAGACGGGCGCGCAGGTGATGGAAATTCTCACGAACCTGAACGAGGCGGGGAAGACACTGATCATGGTGACCCACGAGCCGGATATCGCCGCCCACGCCAAGGTGGTGGTCCATATGAAAGACGGCAACGTGGAAGACGTAAAGACCCTCCGCCGATGA
- a CDS encoding efflux RND transporter periplasmic adaptor subunit → MRSPLLQGKNRRTAGIVLGAAVFLSLLYVVLGQRYDTAEGSVKKSEVFTVREGPLTISVTESGTIKAKDQIILKNEVEGQAQIIFLIEEGTVVKEGDLLVELDASQLVDNRVDQLIQVQNSEATFISDRENLEVVKNQAESDVSAAKLAAQFAQEDLKKYVEGDYPMLIKEAEAKIALALSEESRTKEQLQGSQRLLDEGFLTSIEFDEDKALAERAQLDLELAQSSLNLLKEYTYKRQMTELQSAIEEADRALRRAELKAGADVVQAEAKLRAGESEFSRQKDKLAKLDEQIKKAKIYAPTGGLVIHATTAEGGGWRSRNEPLDEGQTVRERQELIYLPTANEMTAEVRVHESNLNKIKAGMGVRITVEALNGATFEGHITRIAPLPDAQSSFMNPDLKEYVTQIDIDGATATLRTGMTCEAEIMVARFDKATYVPVQSVFMVKGKPTAFISKGEGDYEEREVEIGLDNNRMLQIASGLKPGENVLMTPPLDIAAVAIESAEDAASDDGKFIGAREVAAPAGNGAPRGGEGGGEGRRGGGGEGGKPAEGAAPAAAPEAAGAPSGAPAPAADGGIVPPGGRGGEGPGGGAGPGGAPGAGPGGGRGEGGGGGWGADMSDEERAKMRERFQNMTPEEREKMREERMKNMSPEEREAWEKRRQERANRDSQSQ, encoded by the coding sequence GTGAGATCCCCTCTGCTTCAAGGCAAAAACCGGCGGACGGCGGGCATCGTTCTGGGTGCCGCCGTGTTTCTTTCCCTTCTCTACGTGGTGCTGGGTCAGCGCTACGACACGGCCGAAGGTTCGGTGAAGAAGTCCGAGGTGTTCACGGTGCGGGAGGGTCCGCTGACGATCAGTGTGACGGAGTCCGGGACGATCAAGGCGAAAGACCAGATAATCCTGAAGAACGAGGTGGAGGGGCAGGCGCAGATTATTTTCCTGATCGAGGAGGGCACGGTGGTGAAGGAGGGCGACCTGCTGGTGGAGCTGGACGCGAGCCAGCTTGTGGACAACCGGGTGGACCAGTTGATCCAGGTGCAGAATTCCGAAGCGACGTTCATCAGCGATCGCGAGAACCTGGAGGTGGTGAAGAATCAGGCGGAGAGCGATGTTTCCGCGGCTAAACTTGCGGCCCAGTTTGCCCAGGAAGACTTGAAGAAGTACGTGGAGGGCGACTACCCCATGCTTATCAAGGAGGCGGAGGCGAAGATCGCGCTGGCGCTATCGGAGGAAAGCCGGACGAAAGAGCAGCTCCAGGGCTCCCAGCGTCTGCTGGACGAAGGCTTTCTTACCTCCATCGAATTTGACGAGGACAAGGCGCTCGCGGAGCGGGCCCAGCTTGATCTGGAACTGGCCCAGTCTTCTTTGAATCTTTTGAAGGAGTATACCTACAAGCGGCAGATGACGGAATTGCAGAGCGCGATTGAGGAGGCCGATCGGGCGCTGCGCCGCGCCGAGCTGAAGGCGGGCGCCGACGTGGTGCAGGCGGAAGCGAAGTTGCGCGCGGGTGAATCGGAGTTTTCGCGGCAGAAAGACAAACTGGCGAAGCTGGATGAACAGATCAAGAAGGCGAAGATCTACGCGCCGACGGGCGGTCTGGTGATCCACGCGACAACGGCCGAGGGTGGTGGCTGGCGCAGCCGCAACGAGCCGCTGGACGAAGGGCAGACCGTCCGCGAGCGCCAGGAATTGATTTATCTGCCCACGGCCAACGAAATGACGGCGGAAGTACGGGTGCACGAGTCCAACCTGAACAAGATCAAGGCGGGCATGGGCGTGCGCATTACCGTCGAGGCGCTGAATGGCGCGACCTTTGAGGGTCACATCACGCGCATTGCCCCGTTGCCCGATGCGCAGAGTTCATTCATGAACCCCGATTTGAAGGAATACGTGACGCAGATCGATATCGACGGCGCCACGGCGACGTTGCGCACGGGAATGACGTGCGAGGCGGAGATTATGGTGGCGCGTTTTGACAAGGCGACCTATGTGCCGGTCCAGTCCGTGTTCATGGTCAAAGGGAAGCCGACGGCCTTCATCAGCAAGGGCGAGGGCGATTACGAAGAGCGCGAAGTGGAGATCGGTCTGGACAACAATCGAATGCTTCAGATCGCGTCCGGCCTGAAGCCGGGCGAGAACGTGTTGATGACGCCGCCGCTGGATATTGCCGCCGTGGCTATTGAAAGCGCCGAAGATGCGGCCAGTGACGATGGCAAGTTCATCGGCGCCCGTGAGGTTGCGGCGCCCGCGGGCAATGGCGCGCCTCGCGGCGGTGAGGGCGGAGGCGAGGGCCGTCGCGGTGGCGGCGGCGAAGGCGGAAAGCCCGCCGAAGGCGCGGCGCCGGCTGCGGCTCCGGAAGCGGCGGGTGCTCCGTCGGGTGCGCCGGCCCCGGCCGCCGATGGCGGAATTGTCCCTCCGGGTGGCCGCGGTGGCGAGGGTCCGGGCGGCGGCGCGGGTCCCGGTGGCGCTCCGGGCGCCGGCCCCGGTGGTGGCCGCGGCGAGGGTGGCGGCGGTGGATGGGGCGCCGACATGTCCGACGAAGAGCGCGCCAAGATGCGCGAGCGCTTCCAGAACATGACGCCGGAAGAGCGCGAGAAAATGCGCGAAGAGCGCATGAAGAACATGAGCCCCGAAGAGCGGGAGGCGTGGGAAAAGCGTCGTCAGGAAAGGGCTAATCGTGACAGCCAATCCCAGTAG
- a CDS encoding PQQ-binding-like beta-propeller repeat protein, which produces MRVSTTSVLFAVTAVVTFTSHAQNWPQFRGADSRGVLDSEKLPTTWSATENVAWKADIPGRGWSSPVVWGNQVFLTSVVSLGPTEEPKKGLYFGGDRKDAPDLIHQWKVYALDLTTGALQWERQVHEGKPDAPRHLKNSYASETPVTDGERLYAYFGGVGFFCFDLAGNPVWDKRIAPQKMAYSWGTAASPIVDGDRLYLINDNEEASYLLALDKKTGDEIWRVAREEGSNWSTPYIWKNSVRSEIVTPGSDAVRSYDLEGKLLWSLTGMSSITIATPYADGDLLYISSGYVGDKNHRPIYAIRPGASGDIALAEGQTTNEFIAWSHNLAAPYNPTTLVYRDRLYVLYDRGTVSCYNAKDGTPIYEKAELPKGAGYTASPWATNGLIFCLNEDGVTHAFKAGDAFEIVASNVLDENDMGMATPALTPDRLLLRTASRLYAIGGGS; this is translated from the coding sequence ATGAGAGTTTCAACTACCAGTGTACTATTTGCCGTTACCGCCGTGGTGACCTTTACGTCCCACGCCCAGAACTGGCCCCAGTTTCGCGGGGCGGATTCTCGCGGTGTGCTGGACAGTGAAAAACTGCCGACGACGTGGTCGGCGACGGAGAATGTGGCGTGGAAGGCCGACATCCCCGGTCGGGGCTGGTCTTCGCCGGTCGTGTGGGGCAACCAGGTATTCCTTACGAGCGTGGTAAGCCTGGGGCCAACCGAGGAGCCTAAGAAAGGCCTCTATTTCGGCGGCGACCGGAAGGACGCGCCGGATTTGATTCACCAGTGGAAGGTGTACGCCCTCGATCTCACCACCGGCGCGCTCCAGTGGGAGCGGCAGGTGCACGAGGGCAAGCCCGATGCGCCGCGTCATCTCAAAAACAGTTACGCTTCCGAGACGCCCGTGACCGACGGCGAGCGGCTCTACGCCTATTTCGGCGGGGTGGGTTTCTTCTGTTTTGATCTTGCGGGGAATCCCGTGTGGGACAAGCGAATCGCGCCACAGAAGATGGCCTATAGCTGGGGAACGGCGGCATCGCCGATCGTGGACGGCGATCGACTTTACCTAATCAATGACAACGAGGAAGCGTCCTATCTCCTCGCGCTGGACAAGAAGACCGGGGACGAAATCTGGCGCGTCGCCCGGGAAGAGGGCAGCAACTGGTCCACGCCGTACATCTGGAAGAACAGTGTGCGCAGCGAGATCGTGACACCCGGCTCTGATGCCGTGCGCTCCTACGATTTGGAGGGTAAACTGCTCTGGTCCCTGACGGGCATGTCTTCCATCACGATTGCAACACCCTACGCTGATGGGGATCTGCTCTACATCAGCTCGGGCTATGTGGGCGACAAAAATCACCGCCCCATCTACGCCATCCGGCCCGGTGCGTCGGGCGATATAGCTCTGGCGGAGGGACAGACCACAAACGAATTCATCGCCTGGAGCCATAATCTAGCCGCGCCCTACAATCCGACGACCCTGGTATATCGGGATCGACTCTATGTCCTCTACGACCGGGGAACCGTAAGTTGCTACAACGCCAAAGACGGCACGCCCATCTACGAAAAAGCGGAGTTGCCCAAGGGGGCGGGCTACACGGCGTCGCCCTGGGCGACCAATGGCCTGATTTTCTGTCTCAACGAGGACGGGGTGACCCACGCGTTCAAGGCGGGGGATGCCTTCGAGATCGTGGCCTCCAACGTGCTCGATGAGAACGACATGGGCATGGCCACACCCGCGCTGACGCCGGATCGCCTGCTGTTGCGGACCGCGTCGCGGTTGTACGCCATTGGGGGCGGCAGTTGA